The Plasmodium knowlesi strain H genome assembly, chromosome: 14 region ACATAGAGCTTCTTCCGGCTAAGCCATGTCAGGCAGGTTTTTTTCAccgtcaaaaaaaaaaaaaaaaaaaaaaaagaaaaaaaacacacaataaaatgaaggaaacataatgtaaaagaaaagacgGATGGAATGACAATTTTACCAATACACGCAGTTTTAAGCAGGAATTATTAAGACTGTTtgtccattttcttctttctcccttttccccATCTACATAATAAACACATGCGTGATTTTATGCCAAAATGTCCACGGTGCATGTAACTGGGGGGATGCAGGAAACAGCGCTCAACGGAAGCAATAATTGTGCGCTGCGCTGTTCTACATTTTATTTCCAGGAAAGcgcaaaaaagggacaaaacacataaaaaaaataccttaaaaaaaaaaaaaaaaacattagcaCAGCGTTAACGCAACGATAAAAAGAGAACAGACTATAAAGAGCCAtttaacaatttaaaaaatcatTAACCAAAAGGAACAATCGAACGATCGAGCGAACGGCGAAATTGAACAGACGGCACCCACGTGgtcaagtggaaaaaaataattccaaaCCACTGCGCCTTCGAAAAATTTTGTCATTATCACAAATGAAAGGTATAAAAGggtaaaacggaaaaaaaaaaaaaaaaatcgcaaaaaaaaagggaaaagaaggaaattttccttttcactgtTGGAACAATATGGCATTTTGGCAGCGACGCGAAAGAGGTGGGAAGTACCACTGCGTTTATTCGTACACATACATTTAAATCAATTTCGCCTTGAAGAGCGCTTCTGCACGCCGCGCTATCTGCAAGTTCTACTGTATACAAGTACAGGTACAGCGTTATCCCAGTTTGGCATACTATATACGCACATTGTCGCATTGTCACTGAGCTATTTCGCCGCACAGTCGTTTCGCTACTTCGCCCCTCTGCCGCGGCACGTTTATAATCTGCGCTGGGCGTGTAAAAGGTGTGTGTACATAATAAGGAAATCTATACATAGCGTTGCCAGCGCCATTTCCAGAGACCACACGACCGGGTCGTGTAACCCCTATTTTACAGCGGTGGGTCGAAAAATATAcagatatatgtacataagtacgtatatatatatatatatatgtacatacttaTATACACGTGCATGTATACTGGAAGTGATCGCGGGCAGGATCGCCTTTTGCAAATAATCGAACGTGATTAGGGAATTGCACCGTGCCGTGAAATTATTTCgactgaaaaaaaatccgCATGAGTATTCTATAAGTAAAAAGAGCACAAAAGCGTAATATACCATATGGTTGAAAAATCGCGTGCAGGTGTATCGAAGTAGGAGGAATCAAGTACAGCACGAGAAGCCACAAAGGGTTTTCGAAAGGCTGACGAAAGATTGGCCAAGGGTTCTCGAAAGTTCtggaaaaatcaaaataaaggaaaagtataGAACTACTTATGGAATTACTTTCACAATTGTGTCCGTGCCTCGTGCGATTTTCTTGGACCTACATTTCTTGTCAGGCAGTAACAGAAAGTCGATGAATTAAGCAAACGTTTTCCCCTCCATTTGAGCGCACTGCGTGAAGGAAAGTGTTGGAGGTGTCCAGAGTGCATAATCCCTCACATTTATGCAAGTATACATACAAACCGTGGTACTGTGGAAGTACACGCAGTATGCCTGTGGACGAAGGTCATTCAAGCACACACCAGTGGCATCAACCGCTTTGTAAATTTGCTCAGGAAGGACCAAGTGCATATGCACCCCCACACCTACAAGCACACACAAACGCACATGCTTACATGCGAATCCGGAAGAGGAACATATAGACCCATTAtcaaacgcaaaaaaaaaaaaaaaaaaaaaaaaaaaaatacataatcTTTTAAAAGATGGACTCCATTGAAGGAGGTAGGCCTTCACCCACTTCCAGTTTCAGTTGTGTGTGATTAGCCAACAAGGTGTCTTCTTTCGCATATAGTAATATGCCCCGTTTAGTAGGGACACATGTTGTATTGTGTTATCGCGCCCTGTCAACATACCAGttcctctttcccttttttcgatTTCTCCTCTCCCTCTGCAGACAACGTCATAAGCATAAATGTTGGAGGCACGATTTACATGACCACTCTGAACTTGATTTGCAAATACAGGAATTCTCGTCTATGTGAAATTGTTTTAGGTaatttggtaatttttttccaaaaggaaaaatagtgTTAACCTTGTTCTTGCACCGACAAATGGATGATATAAAAGTGGACCCTGCTTCTTTCGTGAGTGGCAACGTTTCTGTTGTCTTTGCTACATACTTGTAACGTTTTGAACTCTTTACAGAGAAATTGAAGGCTATGCCGGACCTGGATAGTAAGCATTCTCATATAGGCAAAGATTAAGCAGTTTACAGATGTGAAGTTTTGCCCGAAAGATTGGACTTTCTCTTTTTGCACTCTTTCCCAACTTAACCCTTtctccaccaccaccactttTGCGTAGATCACCataagaggaaggaaatattcATCGATCGAAACGGTTCGCATTGCACGAGGGGAATAGCGACAATGTGTATCTCTACATGAGTGTTGCCATTCCAAGATTAGCATCCTTATGTTTGTTCCTAGGTGTTCTTGTTAAGTGAATCCGTGTCTGCTCCTACAAGAGGAAATATATGCCTTGGATTCATCGAATGGTTCCTTTCCACAAGTGTGGATGCCTCATTTCCTATACGCCGTTTTCCATTCCGCTATGTCCTCTGTGCAGGAAACAGGTTTGAATATATTTTGGATTTCCTTCGAGATGGAGTGCTGATATGCGAAAATGACATCAACGTGTTGACGCGCATACTAATCGAAGCTGTGTACTTCAAATTGTTTTCcctaataaaaattttgaaaaaaaaaatccaactGTTGTATTCAAACATGGGGAGTAATGTGAAcaagaatattttcaaaaacaTTATTGGTACactggaggagaaaaaacaaaataaaataaaaagtaaagaaaaaaataatagcaTATCGAGGATGCTGAACAAAATTTCTGCACACATTAAGAAGCACAAGGAAGTGAAATGTTGCattgttaaaaagaaaaaaaatcacaacgTTCATTCTTTGAACAAAGTAAATTTATTAAATGAATTGAATGACGGAGATGAGTCTTTCACGAAGGGGGAGGTTAACATGGCGAACTACAAACTCTTGTCTAGTGCTCCAAGGGACAGCggcaaagaggaaaaggaaattgtgTTTGTAAAGGACTTGggggataaagaaaaaaatggcgcaAACATTGATTTTAATAATGAAGGGAAAGTGAACACGCAACATAATTTACCAGAAATTATTCTTCCTAATCCGTCTACCCTATCAAAATACACCAAAAACCTTGACTACAATATAacgaataattttaaaaatgaggaagacaaattgaagaataaaaataatgccaATGGTTCCAATCAGATAAATTGTTTagtgaaaaatatagaaaggAAGGGTTACTCCCCTGTTTCTCTATCACCCAatggaaatttaaaaagtggGGACAACAAAACGCTTTCCTTCGCGAAGAGCACCAGTATTTTTATCTACGGCAAAGAAGGTTATCCAACTTGTGTGTTCACCGcgttatgtttttttttttttttttttttttttttttttttttttgcaatgtaCCCTAAATTACACGTTAACAgttcttatatttttcccttccccccccaaagTGTGTTATCCCATTGTCTTATCCTATTACATATTTTCTCCCGCCCACCTTTCCACACACAGATGAGATAGCCCACAACGGAATAAAGGATCCCGTGGGCACCTCCACACAGAGTTCCAACAGAAGCTTATCCCCGACTAGCATAGGAGGTGCTAACTATTTAGGCTACTCCAGTTTCGACAATTACACAAGCACTAGCGACCATCTCGATAGGGCCTGTTAcaaatataataattataCTTATAACAATATGAACAATCCGAGGGGGCAAATTTTAGTTCACTCTGAAATTGATGACATCGAAGAAACGTCCCCTTTCCCAATTTTGTCGAACGTTAATTTAGGTGAACAAATCTTCAGCACGACGGTGGATTTTTAGTGTCCCGCTCGGCCAGTTTTTTTGTGTGCGTTTTAGTGtacagttttttttattgtacaGGTTTTTGTATTGTACAGGTTTTTGTATTGTACAGGTTTTTGTATTGTACAGGTTGTTGTATTGTACAGGTTGTTGTATTGTACAGGTTGTTGTATTGTACGGGGCGTTTTATTGTACAGGGCCGTGTTCTGTAGCGAAGAGAGTagagtgtgtgtgtgctttAAGCCGACGcaaaaacacacacaaacatacACACACTCTCTACTCTCTTCTCCAGGAAATGTTTTGTCACCTTTTTAATCtgttttttgtatttttaattttttttattggaaaaaatgcacgTGTTGACAGCTGTTCCATTTTAGTTGTAATTGTTGCGTACATTTACGCTCTGTGTTCACGGCGATCTGTACACATCTGTGTAGGTTTGCACATATCCACGCAGGTGTGTCTAATCTTGTTGATCAAGtgagaaaatttaaaaaactcCGACGAAGTAATATCTTAATGTACAGTTGGGTAGTGTCGACCACCACAAATCTATATACGTTACAGGGGATCCtatttttagggggggagagggccTCCCCAATGCGTCAAAAATTGTACCCAGTCGAACATGAAGCAGACGCTGCACATTTGGTTTACCATGTTGGGGTGGATTACTCCTTTCTACATGTGAACAGTTAACACTCAGGTGTAGCAGTCGGATGAGTTATGTTTCGAATCGCTTATATATCCTCATGTAATGCTGCATTCGTTTAATATCACCACTCTGCCAGAGCTATGCAGATGTAGCGGAGGAGTGATGTCTTCCCCGAACACAACGACCATACACTAACCATGGAGTCATTCCCACATACGTTTCCGAATGTAGAATGCGCAAATGGATCAGGTGTACAGTTGGTCATTTCGCCTTTCCGTTTTAGTAACTACTACTTTTAGCGCACGACACACCAGGGGCACTTAATAATATCTTGGATGAGAAGAGTTAGGGGCAGTACCCTCCATCCACATGGACACATATAATTTtagctccttttttttttttttttttttcacatttttcgctCTACGTACGTGCAACTCTGGAGGAAGCACAGAAAAAAGCACATAGCGTGGAAGACTCTGCAACGGAGCTGTACCTGCCGTCATCGAACATGAATGCAAAATGgatatgagaaaaaattaacaacagCTTTTAAGGATATCTCTAAAATGAGTGAATGGCAGAAAGGCACTACCGTAAATGGTTCAgtttattcttcctcctttttttattttatttttactttttctcgTCTTTTAATTTCAAGTAGGAACACTGTATTCCGTTGGCATGACGCAACGAACCATCAAGTGAGAACAAACCATTTCAACTTGTTGTCTGTTATTAGATCACtatgttactttttttttttttttttttttttttaccatttagTGCTTCTCTGGGGAGATTTCTCATCGCTTTGGTCCTCCCATCAATTGAGGATGTGCGCGTCACTCCGCCACTTGGCAATACTGCCTCGCTTGTTTTCCCTCCCGCCCATGAAATTTCTATGGCTTTGCATAAAAGGGTATTTGATGGAAGTCGAAAAAGGGGCCAATTTGATGCGAGGTTGAAAAGTGCAAATTTTGTGGGTGTATGTGAACCACGCtatgttcctcttttttcctccactccttatgtatacatacacgcGGGAGTATGTACTACCAGGCAATGCTTCAAACGTGTAATGGCAATtcaagggaggaaaaaataagcacagGCTATATCAACGTGCATGTAAAGCCCAGGAAAACTCCATGCCTAAAggatatatgtacacaaaaGGTATATATTTAAAGTGGCACATTTCTTTCTGGGGTCGCGGCATGCATTACCTACTGCAACgcgtttttttaaaatgtaaaatatgcTCGCTTGAcatcgggaaaaaaaattaattattttttccaccatATTCTTCTTGCagattttttacttttttttgccttatttttGCCTCATTTTTGCCACATTTTTGCCGCATTTTTGCCTCATTTttgccgttttttttttttttttattattttcttttttctcatcccGTAAAGGAATGCTCACGAAAATAACGAATCAAGTGATGAAATGCGcattgaagaaaaacacCTCCAAAGAGGGGACAAGGATAACGTGAAGATGGTAACTGGCGATAATAAAGTGGCCATGATAACATACCGATAACAGCGTAGCGATAACGTTCAGGCTTcgtgttttcattttattcaccCACACGCCTTTCCAGCTTCCcactttattcatttttattacgTTGTAGCCCCAACTTTGTTAAGCCTGCAGGGCTAAGTATATGTATGAGAAAGTCCAGTTAGGTGTACGCAGGACCACTTGTGTATACAAATGTGCGCATATGTAAAAGCGGTGTATTGTAACCCCAGGAAAAGCGCGCAGCCCCGcatgcctcttttttttttaacggcAAAGTCAAGCGCCCTACTCAAATGATCAACTTCGTTTCCACACACACCTCATTTGTACCTGTAAACTTAGTTAACCCATTTGTTGATGGTGTCAATTTCTATGCATAATTTGTGAAGATATTTTAAGGAgttatggaaaaaatataaatatcgGAAACGCAAAAATCCAAAGCATAATTTAGTCATTTTGTTTTACGACACCCAAGTTGCAAAAATCCCCCTATGCTTCGGTGGGCACACATACGGAAGGATAAGCAAATTTGCAACTACGCTTCTTACGGTGCGCCTTCATCACTTTTGCGCGTCAGGTTCCCCTTGAATACACCTTGGCATTAAACCGCTAAATTATATCAGCGGAAGATTTTTCAAGAGCCACGCGCTGTTAACTTAGCCCCCCTTTGATAATTGTACGCAGCGAGAAATCTCCTCcacccccacacacacacatatacatacacaagGGGAATGCTCGCCGTGTGTATTTGTTAAGGTTTCTTTTATTGAACAGAGTAGTATCGCCCCACGTATagacctccttttttttttttttttttaattgtaaaCGTTAATAGGAACTATATAATTGCATATCCGAATAACGGTCTTAGAGATTGAGTACCCCTACCCACCCACGAATGCAACAAGATGGAAGTGACGAAATTCAAACGTAAggtgtacaattttttggaaaacgaaaatgaatACATCCTCAAGGATGACGACGCGGAGGAGAGCAATGATGCTagcgaaataaaatatttcgatGAAGTAAAGGGGACGGCCAAAGAAAATTCCAGCAATATATTCCGACCAAAGAAGTATGATTTGTGTCAGAATCtagaaaaaacgaaaggatTTTTGGGTATAGAAATGTCcaataaatatgaaatattttgttttgcatGTAAATATTACTATAATAAGGAATttttaggagaaaggaaaaaggaagtaagaGGAAATGAAACAATTCTTGGAGAGTATTCATTCAAAACGTATGGTGAAATAAAGAATGAAATAGAGATTTTAGCATCTGCATTGTACCAGTTTGAAAATATAGAACCCAATATTTTCACAGACAATGGAGAATatgataaaatgaaaattttaggTATTTGGTCGAAAAATAGAATAGAATGGTTAACTACCGACTTTGCTTGCTCAGCAATCGACTTTGTCACCGTTCCTATATACGACACAATGGGAATAAATTCGGTGAAGTACATATTTCAAAAGACACAGATGAAAATTTGTTGCATAGAAGCGGAGAAGTTGGAGTGCCTTATCAAATTAAAGAGCGAACTAACCGACTTACACATTCTAATTATTTACGATGAATGGAGCTTAAAAGACGATATTAAACAGCGAGCTAATAAGGCAGGCTACAAGGTATATTTCTATAAAGACCTAATTGACAAATTTAAGAACCAAAATATTATCCCGCAGTATGAGTACTATGATTACGATTTTAAcagtaaggagaaggaggccAATTCTAGCACTAAGAATATGAGCGATGGAAAAAATCAGAAGGATATTAAAAAAGGGCCGGAGTCGAGGAGCGGCACAGACGGTAACAACACTAGTGGAAATAATGGAAGTGGATCGAATGCGCTAATGGAGAAgctgaaaaataataaaggcAAAGTCACTGATGTGTGTACCATAATTTTTACCTCCGGATCGTCTGGAATGCCCAAAGGGGCTATGTTGACACATAACACTTTCATAACCTTTATGCAAAGCTACATCGTCGACGGTAATAGACTGGGCCTGATGAAACATGACGTAGTGCTTAGTTACCTGCCTCTAGCTCACGTCTACGAAAGGCTGATCGAATTCGCTGTGTGCTTTTTTGGAGCCAAAATAGGTTACTTCTCCGGAAACATAAAGGAGCTAGTCAGCGACATCAATGAGTTAAAACCAACCTTCTTAATCACAGTCCCGAGAATTTTACAGAAGATTCATGATAATGTTATGGAAGGATTGAAGAACAAATCCTTTATAGCCAGAACGTTGGTAAAAGCAGCcctgaaaaataaaaaaaatgcatatttgaaaaattccAAAAAGTTTTCCCACCCAGTTTATGACGTCATATTACAACCAGTGAGGAACCGATTCGGAGGTCGCATAAGGACGCAAGTTATGGGTTCTGCATCTatggataaaaataaactagTCGATTTGCAAATGCTCTTTTCAGCTCCTATTTCTGAAGGATGGGGAATGACAGAAGTTGGTGTAGGATTCCTGCAACATAGATATGATAGTACCAAAGGAACCATAGGAGGAATGTTCTCCAATGTTACTATGAAAGTCGTTGAGGTGGAAAATATGAAGTATGACCCAAAGGCTTACCCAAACAGAGGAGAATTATGCGTTAAGGGAAGTAGCCTAATGGTAGGCTATTTCAGAGATGAgcaattaacaaaaaaatctTTTGATGAAGATGGCTTCTTCTACACAGGAGATGTCGTTGAAATCAACGAAAATAATGCATATGTTAGAATTATAGATAGAGCAAAGAACATATTTAAATTAGCTCAAGGGGAGTACGTCGAACCAGAGAAGttagaaaatatatacaccaATAGCATATACATAGAGAATATATTTGTCCATGGATATAATTACGAAAATGAGTTAGTATCCATCATAGTGCCAAATGAAATTTTCGTTCTTGATTatgcgaagaaaaataacCTCAATATGCCTTTTGAGGAACTGCTAAAATGCGATGCTATTAAAAAACTTTTCTATAATGAAATATTGACTATGTCAAAAACGTATAATTTGAATGGTATTGAGAAGATCCACTTGTTTCATTTGACGCCTACTCCATTTTCTGTAGAGAATAAACAACTAACCCCTACGCATAAGGTCGTTAGAAATGCAATTTTAGCTGATTATAAAAAGATTATTGACGATTTGTACGAGTCGAGGAAGAAATAAGCGCATTTGTTTTACCAGGCAAGTTCCCTTCATTTTGCACTGTCCATCTTGTGCGGTGATCGTGTACACTGTGTCGTTATCACTAAGCTTAACGTGTCACGTTTCATTTTGTGGCCCCCTGTTAACCTATTTGATGTGCGGTGAAAAAGGCGCGCTTTCCCCCTCCGTGTAGCCGGAAGGGTTGAATCCATTTTTCGCTCTCTCTTCGTGCCCATTTTAATGCACAAATAAACAGAGAGGACCGAAGATCCCCCCGGAGGGGGAAAGAGCAACCAAACGGGCATACTTTGTCGGTGAGGCTGCAGTTGAAAAGCTCCACCCCCGAAGTGTGCATCTCGAGTGATGataatgtaattttttttttttttttaaatatgcaATGACGTATTTATGAAAATTCAATTTTGTGACAAACTATATCACCTTATAAGGAAATTCTGTATTATCCATTTGTGTATTCGTGCGTGTGCGGCATATGCAGAATGTCCACACGTGTATGCACAGACGTACATACGCacgcatatatgcatacccACGTATAAACGCGTTTGTGTGCAGACCAATGTATAAACGCGTTTGTGTGCAGACCAATGTATAAACGCGTTTGTGTGTAGACCAATGTATAAACGCGTTTGTGTGCAGACCAATGTATAAACGCGTTTGTGTGCAGACCATTGTATAAACGCGTTTGTGTGCAGACCAATGTATAAACGCGTTTGTGTGTAGACCAATGTATAAACGCGTTTGTGTGCAGACCATTGTATAAACGCGTTTGTGTGCAGTCCTCCTTAGCACTTCATCCTCCTCTGCATTTATTCGTCAAATGCCCAATGCACATGAAGAATACACATTGGCATGCATTTTTGTTGTGAAATTGATTGTCATCATATGCTCTACTCATATGTCTGTAAAGACTTAAGTACAGTATTAAATTGCACTGAGTAAAAAACTTCCTTGAAAAGTAACCCCCATCGTGTGTTGCACACttagcatatatatgtgtgtgcatttcaaaaagaaaaaagtgacacGTCAAATGTCCCCATTGGGGTGGCATAAGATCTGCCGTCGTGTTCATACGAACCGCGCGCATCACCCAAGTTGTCCTATCGTAGATCTTGCCTGCAAAGCTGCATTAGCCCGATTCTTAACTACGTCCACACCTTACCCCTGGCCCAAGGAATAAAACATTCCGCAGGCCAGTCCCTTATGATCACTTAAAATGGGATTACCAACCTGCGAAACAAATCCTTAGAACAGTGTAAACTTTGCTGACAATGTGCCGAACGAttatgcgaaaaaaaaatatattccccCAGCAGAGGGGTCCTCTTCTACATTGCAAATTTAGATCTACTCGTAAAAATTTACGCCAAATTGATCGTAGAAAGGTGATAACTTTTATGGAGGCAACATgtatggcaaaaaaaaaaaaaaaaaaaggattacaAGCTCTCTACCCATTTAGTTCCATTACCAGGGGGAAATATACTTTGTGAAAAATTTCAAGCGAAAGAACAGATTGGCTTCTCAAATATGTAAGCTTAACTGGGTGTTCGACAGTCCCACAATTTTCAAGCAGAGTAACATTTGAATTAGACAATGAATAGCTGGATATTGttaaggaaaacaaaaaaaaaaaaaaaaaaaaagaaaaaaaagaaacaaatatAATGGTACACAACGCCAAGTTCGAATTAGATGTTTGGATGGGTTTCCCTCtccttttctctatttttaatTAGAGCGAGAgtcagaaggaaaaggaaaaaaagggaaaggggggaGTTACACTGATTGACAGCATGCATAGTAGGGCATAACACTGTGACATATACAAACTGGTGTAATGATACATAAAATATGGATAAGACAGAAATTAATTCTTCACAAAATGTAGCAAAAAGTTTGGGGGGAATATTTGCTTCatctttttctacttttctttttgcattactatttatttatttatttatttttttttttttttttttcaaacattcCACACCCAAATGGGGGCGGTGCATTTGCAAGAAACGCCCGCTTTTCAAAATTGATAAATTGGATATAATGACTACGTAGATCATTTTAATTATACACATAAACATATGACAAAACAAACGCAGACACAGAAAtcaacttgaaaaaaaaacaaaaaaaaaaaaaaaaaagaagaagcacaaATGGGCAACGCGGAGGACGAAATAAAACCATAGCGTCGCAACTTGGGAtgcttctcttcttcctccgcTAGACAGGTGAAGCGGCAACGTCTGACAAGTAGGTGTGATTCCTCTTCCTCGCCGATCGCACATTCCGGTCGGAGCAAACACAAACAAAGAAGCATGgaagcacacacacacacacatacatacacgtaTGCTACGTAGATATACATCACAACAAacttaaataaatatacatgcatTTACAAACAAATGAGGTCGTGCCACGccacttttttaaaactagACTCAATGTTTGACACACTTGATTTAGTTCAGCCTAGTTATCATCAATGGGCTTAACGAACAAGTGAAGAGCACGAGATGATGTAGACAAATAGGCTTCTCTCTATTTTAGTGTACTCCTGGGGGCATATATTACGCGAGACGTGAAAAGAACAGGACATTATTTCTTTTGCACCTGTAAATGTGAGATGAAggtaggcaaaaaaaaaaaaaaaaaaaaaaaaaaaaaaaaaatgaactaacatatatacacatacgtatgcaCAAAATTGGATGGGCTTTTTACGCCACGGAATTGCTATGCCATGTAAGGATCGCGTGTGCCGCGACgacattgtaaaaaatgcactCATATGACGGGCTCTCCGtttgtcttttttctctttttggtGTTCTctattttgctttttcttctcacctTCACTGGAATTTTTGCTCCCCAAGAACCTCATCGCGGTTGCGAAATCGGACTGAAGAATGCACTCATGGACAAGCGaacggaaaaagaaaaaaatgaggagaaaatgaaaactcaAATAAAAACGGACACATAACACAAATGGATGGACAAATGGGCAAACGATGGATTGATAAATGGGCAAACAGTGGATTGATAAATGGACAAACAAATGGATGGacaaattgacaaaaaaatgaatggacaaatcgacaaaaaaatgaatggacAAATGCACGTGGAATACGCGCCGCTTCATATGGGTTCACACTGCAGTACGCTCAAATCAGCTCTCGTTGCTCTTTTTCCTAAAGTGCTTGCACGATATCAGGGAGGAGGAGCGGTTGGGGGCAGGGCACCCTCCGTGCAGAACCACCGTTTCATACTCATTTGAGTTAGTCATATATGCATCGTAGTCCTTCCTATTTAGCGTAATAGAATCAATGCTGCTTTTATCCTTGATCAAATTTTCAGAATATTTATCATCAATTTTCAGCATGGTATCGAAATAGTTTTTATAATCGTTGAAATTATGTTTGCTGTTTTTTCTATCCTCGGGCTCTCCTTTGttcttctctccattttcaACAATATTGTagtgtttacattttttgcgcATTTCTTGTTCTCTTAATTTCTGGATAAGATTCTCCTTATTCTTCAGTTCGTTTATATTGGCATTCATATGCATATCCGTAATTTTGGGGAGGAACCATGGATGCCCTAACGCTTGAATGGCTGTACATCTATCATCTGGATTCTTACTGCACATCCAGAGAATAAtttctttcacattttcagACTTGGTTAACCAATGCTTTGTATTAAAACTAATGTGACAtctcatgttttttttaaaaatttcctttacGTTATTTCCTCTGAAGGGCGGATAGCCACATAGTATATTGAAGAGAATAACCCCTAAGCTGAAAATGTCTACTTTGGTACCATACGAGGCGTACTTTAAAATTTCAGGTGCAACG contains the following coding sequences:
- a CDS encoding BTB/POZ domain-containing protein, putative; the encoded protein is MDSIEGDNVISINVGGTIYMTTLNLICKYRNSRLCEIVLEKLKAMPDLDNHHKRKEIFIDRNGNRFEYILDFLRDGVLICENDINVLTRILIEAVYFKLFSLIKILKKKIQLLYSNMGSNVNKNIFKNIIGTLEEKKQNKIKSKEKNNSISRMLNKISAHIKKHKEVKCCIVKKKKNHNVHSLNKVNLLNELNDGDESFTKGEVNMANYKLLSSAPRDSGKEEKEIVFVKDLGDKEKNGANIDFNNEGKVNTQHNLPEIILPNPSTLSKYTKNLDYNITNNFKNEEDKLKNKNNANGSNQINCLVKNIERKGYSPVSLSPNGNLKSGDNKTLSFAKSTSIFIYGKEDEIAHNGIKDPVGTSTQSSNRSLSPTSIGGANYLGYSSFDNYTSTSDHLDRACYKYNNYTYNNMNNPRGQILVHSEIDDIEETSPFPILSNVNLGEQIFSTTVDF
- a CDS encoding acyl-CoA synthetase, putative, which codes for MEVTKFKRKVYNFLENENEYILKDDDAEESNDASEIKYFDEVKGTAKENSSNIFRPKKYDLCQNLEKTKGFLGIEMSNKYEIFCFACKYYYNKEFLGERKKEVRGNETILGEYSFKTYGEIKNEIEILASALYQFENIEPNIFTDNGEYDKMKILGIWSKNRIEWLTTDFACSAIDFVTVPIYDTMGINSVKYIFQKTQMKICCIEAEKLECLIKLKSELTDLHILIIYDEWSLKDDIKQRANKAGYKVYFYKDLIDKFKNQNIIPQYEYYDYDFNSKEKEANSSTKNMSDGKNQKDIKKGPESRSGTDGNNTSGNNGSGSNALMEKLKNNKGKVTDVCTIIFTSGSSGMPKGAMLTHNTFITFMQSYIVDGNRLGLMKHDVVLSYLPLAHVYERLIEFAVCFFGAKIGYFSGNIKELVSDINELKPTFLITVPRILQKIHDNVMEGLKNKSFIARTLVKAALKNKKNAYLKNSKKFSHPVYDVILQPVRNRFGGRIRTQVMGSASMDKNKLVDLQMLFSAPISEGWGMTEVGVGFLQHRYDSTKGTIGGMFSNVTMKVVEVENMKYDPKAYPNRGELCVKGSSLMVGYFRDEQLTKKSFDEDGFFYTGDVVEINENNAYVRIIDRAKNIFKLAQGEYVEPEKLENIYTNSIYIENIFVHGYNYENELVSIIVPNEIFVLDYAKKNNLNMPFEELLKCDAIKKLFYNEILTMSKTYNLNGIEKIHLFHLTPTPFSVENKQLTPTHKVVRNAILADYKKIIDDLYESRKK